From Topomyia yanbarensis strain Yona2022 chromosome 1, ASM3024719v1, whole genome shotgun sequence, one genomic window encodes:
- the LOC131676982 gene encoding phenylalanine--tRNA ligase beta subunit gives MPTVGVKRDLLFKALGKTYTDDEFQKLCFEYGLELDEVTTEKQMITKEQGEVEAAKDASEDVIYRIDIPANRYDLLCLEGLVLGLQVFLGKMTFPQFQKVAPETGKVQKLIITEATKQIRPFAVAAVLKNVTFTKDSYNSFIDLQDKLHQNICRKRALVAIGTHDLDTLQGPFTFDAKAPKDIKFAPLNQEKAMNGVELMEFYSTHAQLKAYLPIIRDSPVYPVIYDANGVVLSLPPIINGDHSKIKVETKNVFIECTATDLTKAKVVLDTLVCMFSTYSDKPFTVEFCEVVNPVGETVQYPDLAFRKEFISVDAANAYIGINESPESMAKMLNRLLPTTQNATDKDRLDVLIPPTRHDMLHACDIYEDVAIAYGYNRIPKTLPGTMQIARQYPINKLTEQLREQIAQAGFTEGLTFTLCSRDDIASKLNRKIEDIPAVHIANPKTLEFQVVRTTLIPGLLKTLSANRKMPLPLKLFEVSDVVLADATAEVGARNERRVCAVNCNKTAGFEVVHGLLDRVMHLLEVPWDKEKGYYLKAAEDAAYFPGRCASIVYKGAEIGKIGVLHPTVLHAFELTTPCSVVEFNMEYFV, from the exons ATGCCAACCGTTGGTGTCAAACGAGATCTCCTGTTCAAGGCATTGGGCAAAACGTACA CTGACGATGAATTCCAAAAGCTTTGCTTCGAGTACGGCCTGGAACTTGACGAGGTGACCACCGAGAAGCAGATGATCACCAAAGAGCAAGGAGAGGTAGAAGCAGCGAAGGATGCTTCTGAGGATGTTATCTACCGGATCGACATACCGGCGAATAGATACGACCTGCTCTGTCTGGAAGGATTGGTTCTGGGGTTGCAGGTTTTCCTGGGAAA GATGACCTTTCCACAGTTTCAAAAGGTGGCTCCTGAAACaggaaaagttcaaaaactgaTTATCACGGAAGCAACCAAGCAAATTCGTCCCTTCGCAGTAGCTGCTGTGCTAAAGAATGTCACTTTCACAAAAGATTCCTATAATAGTTTCATTGACCTGCAGGACAAACTGCATCAGAACATTTGTCGCAAGCGGGCTTTGGTCGCGATTGGAACTCATGATTTAGACACCTTGCAGGGACCATTCACATTTGATGCCAAAGCTCCGAAGGACATAAAATTTGCGCCATTGAATCAGGAAAAAGCTATGAATGGGGTAGAGCTGATGGAATTTTACTCTACCCATGCTCAGCTGAAAGCATATTTGCCCATTATTAGAGATTCGCCGGTTTACCCTGTCATTTATGATGCTAATGGGGTGGTCCTTTCACTTCCTCCGATTATCAATGGAGACCATTCGAAGATTAAGGTAGAGACAAAAAACGTTTTCATCGAGTGCACGGCAACAGATTTGACCAAAGCTAAGGTAGTGCTGGATACGCTGGTTTGTATGTTTTCCACGTACAGCGACAAACCTTTCACGGTAGAATTTTGCGAGGTGGTTAACCCGGTTGGGGAAACCGTTCAGTATCCAGATTTGGCTTTCAGGAAGGAATTTATTTCCGTTGACGCTGCCAACGCTTACATTGGTATAAACGAAAGTCCAGAATCGATGGCAAAAATGCTCAATCGTTTGCTGCCGACCACACAGAACGCTACAGACAAGGACCGGCTGGATGTTTTGATCCCTCCGACCCGTCATGACATGCTGCATGCATGTGATATCTACGAGGACGTGGCAATTGCCTATGGTTACAATCGGATTCCGAAAACACTTCCAGGAACAATGCAAATTGCCAGGCAGTATCCAATCAATAAACTCACGGAGCAACTTCGCGAACAGATTGCCCAAGCCGGTTTTACCGAAGGTCTTACCTTTACGCTCTGCTCACGAGATGACATTGCTAGCAAACTAAACCGGAAAATCGAAGATATCCCGGCGGTGCACATCGCCAACCCGAAAACTCTCGAGTTTCAAGTCGTTCGCACTACTTTGATTCCCGGTCTGCTGAAAACGCTATCCGCCAATCGGAAGATGCCTCTCCCGCTGAAACTATTCGAAGTGTCCGATGTGGTTCTGGCGGATGCCACCGCGGAAGTTGGCGCACGCAATGAACGACGCGTTTGTGCCGTTAATTGTAACAAAACTGCCGGCTTCGAGGTGGTGCACGGTTTGTTGGATCGTGTTATGCATCTGCTTGAGGTACCGTGGGACAAAGAAAAGGGGTACTATCTAAAGGCGGCGGAGGATGCGGCCTATTTCCCCGGTCGGTGTGCTTCCATTGTGTACAAAGGTGCGGAGATTGGGAAAATTGGTGTGCTACATCCGACGGTGCTGCACGCATTTGAGCTGACCACTCCCTGTTCCGTGGTGGAATTTAATATGGAGTATTTCGTGTGA
- the LOC131676261 gene encoding protein atonal-like, translating to MTTTDFGRHQYYYYGQEPASVNVKMEQLESHIHPEDYYFPGTISGQGLALSSMMLPQNYESPVNYPDNWMTPSPSSFGSESPDYYSISSPAFIDVEECKENLLKQAAQQQTLPLSPTIPVSSPNAVTTCLPVKKRQYRRSPKTKPDSITIEAQATLSSDLSCNTLIYPKATGLSAVPIFPGDGQTAAIAMGKRKRKPVSVQIKKKRRLAANARERKRMQSLNDAFDRLRQYLPSLGNDRQLSKHETLQMAQTYITALCDLLQ from the coding sequence ATGACTACTACCGATTTTGGTCGTCATCAGTACTACTACTACGGTCAGGAACCGGCCAGTGTGAATGTTAAAATGGAACAACTGGAATCGCACATTCATCCGGAGGATTACTACTTTCCTGGTACAATCAGCGGCCAAGGTTTGGCTCTATCCAGCATGATGTTGCCTCAGAACTACGAATCACCTGTCAACTACCCGGACAATTGGATGACTCCCTCGCCCTCCAGCTTCGGATCGGAGAGTCCCGATTACTACTCCATAAGTTCACCAGCTTTCATCGACGTCGAAGAATGTAAAGAGAATCTACTGAAGCAAGCCGCTCAGCAGCAGACACTTCCACTGTCGCCAACCATTCCAGTTTCTTCTCCGAATGCTGTAACTACATGTCTTCCTGTTAAGAAACGCCAATATCGTCGATCGCCCAAAACGAAACCGGATTCAATCACCATCGAAGCACAAGCCACACTTTCCTCGGATCTCTCTTGCAATACGTTGATCTATCCGAAAGCAACGGGTCTGTCCGCCGTGCCGATCTTCCCCGGTGATGGACAAACGGCAGCGATCGCGATGGGAAAACGGAAGCGGAAACCCGTTTCGGTGCAGATCAAAAAGAAGCGCCGTCTGGCCGCGAATGCACGCGAGCGCAAACGTATGCAGAGCCTGAACGATGCATTCGACCGGTTGCGCCAATATTTGCCCAGTTTGGGTAACGATCGGCAGTTGTCCAAGCACGAGACCCTGCAGATGGCGCAAACATACATTACGGCACTGTGCGATCTGTTGCAGTGA